The Lemur catta isolate mLemCat1 chromosome 8, mLemCat1.pri, whole genome shotgun sequence genome has a segment encoding these proteins:
- the UPP2 gene encoding LOW QUALITY PROTEIN: uridine phosphorylase 2 (The sequence of the model RefSeq protein was modified relative to this genomic sequence to represent the inferred CDS: inserted 2 bases in 1 codon; deleted 1 base in 1 codon; substituted 3 bases at 3 genomic stop codons), giving the protein MASVLPASNRSMRSDRNTYVGERFVHVKNSHLDSVDEDXLYHWDLGTKTHNLPAMFGVVKFVCLGGSPNRMKAFALFMHKELGLEEGGEDIKDICAGTDRCGVYKLGLYSPSQQGVGSPCVPMMLHELITLLHRARCCDATVIPIGTWGDAGIVPGSVVIMDTAANSFLKPWFXQVILDNLSPLVLNXNKDLAEKLFSCSKEIPNFPTLIGHTMCTYDFYEGQGQLDGALCSFSKGKKLDYLKRAHKAGLRDIEMESTVFAAMCGLCGLKAAVVGVTLLDRLDCAQISLPHDVLLXSRPWLQFLFCNFIKQRLGLHDQMS; this is encoded by the exons ATGGCTTCGGTTTTACCTGCCTCCAATAGATCCATGAGATCTGACAGGAATACATATGTTGG agaaaggTTTGTTCATGTTAAAAATTCTCACTTGGATTCTGTGGATGAAGA TCTCTATCACTGGGATTTGGGAACGAAAACACACAACTTACCAGCAATGTTTGGAGTCgtaaag tTTGTCTGCCTCGGTGGGAGCCCCAACAGAATGAAAGCATTTGCACTATTTATGCACAAGGAGCTGGGGTTGGAGGAAGGTGGAGAAGACATAAAAGACATCTGTGCTGGGACAGACAGATGTGGTGTGTACAAACTGGGCTTGTACTCTCCATCA CAGCAGGGCGTGGGCAGCCCCTGCGTTCCTATGATGCTTCACGAACTCATCACATTACTCCACCGTGCACGGTGCTGTGACGCCACCGTTATCCCAATCGGTACCTGGGGGGA TGCAGGGATTGTGCCTGGATCTGTCGTAATAATGGATACAGCTGCAAACTCCTTCCTCAAGCCCTGGTTTTGACAGGTGATCTTGGACAACCTGTCACCCCTGGTACTGAACTAGAACAAGGACCTGGCTGAAAAACTATTCAGCTGTAGCAAAGAAATCCCCAACTTC CCAACCCTTATTGGGCATACAATGTGTACCTATGATTTTTATGAAG GCCAAGGTCAATTAGATGGAGCACTGTGCTCCTTTTCCAAGGGAAAAAAGTTAGATTACTTGAAGAGAGCGCATAAAGCTGGCCTCAGGGATATTGAAATGGAATCTACAGTGTTTGCAGCCATGTGTGGACTTTGTGGTCTGAAAG CTGCTGTGGTCGGGGTGACACTTCTTGACAGACTTGACTGTGCCCAGATCAGCTTGCCCCATGATGTTCTGTTATAGTCCCGGCCATGGCTTCAGTTCCTATTCTGCAATTTCATCAAACAGCGGCTTGGACTTCATGACCAGATGTCATAA